In Hippoglossus hippoglossus isolate fHipHip1 chromosome 24, fHipHip1.pri, whole genome shotgun sequence, a single genomic region encodes these proteins:
- the LOC117758099 gene encoding radial spoke head protein 3 homolog B-like — protein sequence MASAPPNHREHSGTYTFSSRPRAVETRSKYKEAPDEQTHSNYGNIMYDRRIIRGNTYAQHIIPTTAQPDPAEIQRQQEIRRKSIALKRAQEQCRAKTPEAVQGRKHIDVQTDLYLEELSNVIVATEIECQTDAFLDRPASPLFIPAKSGEDVATQIEEGELFDFDREVQPVVEVLVGKTIEQSLLEVMEEEELACLKAQQRAFHELRNIHLAEVQHLQEKERRHSEEKERRIAQQKEVLRKERETAEKIAARAYTKQYLADLLPAAFTSLRTHGFFNDPVETDIETNFLPWLMDEVNSNLERRYAARQLLDNIIHDVAQKRLEQFKEPET from the exons ATGGCGTCTGCTCCCCCCAACCACAGAGAACACAGCGGGACGTACACCTTCTCCAGCCGCCCCCGAGCCGTGGAGACCCGCAGCAAATACAAAGAAGCTCCGGATGAACA GACACACAGTAACTATGGAAACATTATGTATGACCGTCGTATTATCCGAGGAAATACTTATGCTCAACACATCATACCAACC ACAGCTCAGCCGGACCCTGCTGAAATACAAAGACAGCAGGAGATCAGGCGGAAATCTATCGCTCTAAAACGAGCTCAAGAGCAGTGCAGGGCCAAGACTCCGGAAGCTGTGCAGGGCAGAAAACACATTGACGTACAAACAG ATCTTTATCTTGAAGAACTGAGTAATGTTATAGTGGCCACAGAAATTGAGTGTCAGACTGATGCTTTCCTGGACAGACCAGCGTCCCCACTCTTCATACCTGCCAAATCTGGAGAAGATGTTGCAACACAGatagaggagggagag TTGTTTGACTTTGACAGGGAGGTGCAGCCTGTGGTGGAGGTGCTGGTGGGTAAGACTATTGAGCAGTCTCtgctggaggtgatggaggaggaggagctggccTGTctgaaggcccagcagagggcCTTCCATGAGCTGCGAAATATCCATCTGGCAGAAGTGCAGCACCTTCAGGAGAAGGAGAGACGCCACAGTGAGGAAAAA GAGCGTAGGATTGCACAGCAGAAGGAGGTgctgaggaaagaaagagagactgcAGAGAAGATTGCTGCCCGGGCGTATACCAAGCAGTACCTGGCTGACCTTCTGCCTGCAGCCTTCACCTCGCTCAGAACTCACGGATTCTTTAACGACCCAGTGGAGACAG ATATTGAAACAAATTTCCTACCATGGCTGATGGATGAGGTGAACAGCAATTTGGAAAGGAGATACGCAGCTAGACAGCTTCTGGACA ATATCATCCATGATGTGGCCCAGAAGAGACTGGAGCAGTTCAAGGAGCCCGAGACATAA
- the LOC117758100 gene encoding radial spoke head protein 3 homolog B-like, with protein MASAPNNHRKPSGSCTLSSRPRPMETRSRYKDAPDKHVNIMYDRRIVRGNTYGQLVIPTTAQPDPAEIQRQQEIRRKSIALKRAQEQCRAKTPEALQGRKHIDVQTDLYLEELSNVIVATEIECQTDAFLDRPASPLFIPAKSGEDVATQIEEEELFDFDREVQPVVEVLVGKTIEQSLLEVMEEEELACLMAQQRAFHELRNIHLADVQRLQEKERRHSEEKERRIAQQKEVLRKEKETAEKIAARAYTKQHLADLVPTAFTSLRSKGYFDDPVETDIETHFLPWLMDEVNSNLARRYAVRELLDNIIHDVAQKRLEQFKEPET; from the exons ATGGCGTCTGCTCCTAACAACCACAGAAAACCCAGCGGGTCTTGCACCTTATCCAGCCGACCCCGACCCATGGAGACCCGCAGCAGATACAAAGACGCTCCGgataaacatgtaaacattatGTATGACCGACGTATTGTCCGAGGAAATACTTATGGTCAACTCGTCATACCAACC ACAGCTCAGCCGGACCCTGCTGAAATACAAAGACAGCAGGAGATCAGGCGGAAATCTATCGCTCTAAAACGAGCTCAAGAGCAGTGCAGGGCCAAGACTCCGGAAGCTTTGCAGGGCAGAAAACACATTGACGTACAAACAG ATCTTTATCTTGAAGAACTGAGTAATGTTATAGTGGCCACAGAAATTGAGTGTCAGACTGATGCTTTCCTGGACAGACCAGCGTCCCCACTCTTCATACCTGCCAAATCTGGAGAAGATGTTGCAACACagatagaggaggaagag TTGTTTGACTTTGACAGGGAGGTGCAGCCCGTGGTGGAGGTGCTGGTGGGTAAGACTATCGAGCAGTCTCtgctggaggtgatggaggaggaggagctggccTGTCTGATGGCCCAGCAGAGGGCCTTCCATGAGCTGCGAAATATCCATCTGGCAGACGTGCAGCGCCTTCAGGAGAAGGAGAGACGCCACAGTGAGGAAAAA GAGCGTAGGATTGCACAGCAGAAGGAGGTGctgaggaaggaaaaagagactGCAGAGAAGATTGCTGCCCGGGCGTATACCAAGCAGCACCTGGCTGACCTTGTACCTACAGCCTTCACCTCGCTCAGAAGCAAGGGCTACTTTGACGACCCCGTGGAGACAG ATATTGAGACACATTTCCTACCATGGCTGATGGATGAGGTGAACAGCAATTTGGCAAGGAGATACGCAGTTAGAGAGCTTCTGGACA ATATCATCCATGATGTGGCCCAGAAGAGACTGGAGCAGTTCAAGGAGCCCGAGACATAA
- the ezrb gene encoding ezrin b: MPKAVNVRVTTMDAELEFAIQPSTTGKQLFDQVVKTIGLREVWYFGLQYMDGKGYYTWLKLDKKVSSQDVKKENPLQFKFRAKFFPEDVSEELIQDITQKLFFLQVKEGILSDEVYCPPETAVLLASYSVQAKFGDYNKEVHRSGYLVSERLLPNRVLEQHKLSREQWEERIQVWHEEHGGMLKEDAMLEYLKIAQDLEMYGVNYFQIKNKKGTELWLGVDALGLNIYEKDDRLSPKIGFPWSEIRNISFNDKKFIIKPIDKKSPDFVFLAPRLRINKRILQLCMGNHELYMRRRKPDTIEVQQMKAQAREEKQQKQQERAQLDNEKKKREAIEKEKEQMEQEKKDLMMRLYQFEEKTKKAERDLQDQMQRAMMLEQERRRAEDEAARLESERQAALLAKEELARQAEDQKKDQEQLAAELAEHSAKISVLEEAKRRKEEEADSWQLRAQEAQDDLIKTKEELHMVMTAPPPPPPPPMYDMDDNSDSEENASTNSADLQMEGINDHRNEEDRLTEAEKNERVQSQLKALTSELAQARDESKNTQNDLLHSENVRAGRDKYKTLRQIRSGNTKQRIDEFEAL, encoded by the exons ATGCCCAAAGCG GTCAATGTTCGCGTCACCACCATGGACGCTGAGCTGGAGTTCGCCATCCAGCCCAGCACCACCGGCAAGCAGCTGTTTGACCAG GTGGTAAAAACCATCGGCTTACGTGAGGTCTGGTACTTCGGACTTCAGTACATGGACGGAAAAGGTTACTACACTTGGCTGAAACTGGACAAAAAG GTGTCGTCTCAGGACGTGAAGAAAGAGAACCCGCTCCAGTTTAAATTTCGGGCCAAATTCTTCCCCGAGGACGTTTCCGAGGAGCTGATCCAGGACATCACGCAGAAGCTCTTCTTCCTGCAGGTGAAGGAGGGCATCCTGAGCGACGAGGTCTACTGCCCGCCAGAGACGGCCGTGCTGCTCGCCTCCTACTCCGTCCAGGCCAAGTTTGGAGACTACAACAAAGAAGTCCACCGGTCCGGATACCTGGTGTCTGAACGTCTGCTGCCGAACAG aGTCCTGGAGCAGCACAAGTTATCCAGAGAACAGTGGGAGGAGAGGATTCAGGTGTGGCACGAGGAGCACGGTGGGATGTTGAA GGAGGACGCCATGCTGGAGTACCTCAAGATCGCCCAGGACCTGGAAATGTACGGCGTCAACTACTTCCAAATCAAGAACAAGAAGGGGACAGAGCTGTGGCTGGGGGTGGACGCCCTGGGACTCAACATTTATGAGAAAGACGACAG ATTGAGCCCGAAGATCGGTTTCCCCTGGAGTGAGATCAGAAACATTTCCTTCAACGATAAGAAATTCATCATCAAGCCCATTGACAAAAAATCCCCG gactttgtgtttttagcCCCGAGACTGCGCATAAACAAGCGCATCCTGCAGCTGTGCATGGGAAACCACGAGCTGTACATGCGGCGCCGCAAGCCCGACACGATCGAGGTGCAGCAGATGAAGGCGCAGGCccgagaggagaagcagcagaagcagcaggagag GGCCCAGCTGGAcaacgagaagaagaagagggaggccatcgagaaagagaaggagcagATGGAGCAAGAGAAGAAGGATCTGATGATGAGGCTCTACCAGTTCGAGGAGAAGACCAAGAAGGCGGAGAGAG ACCTGCAGGACCAGATGCAGAGAGCCATGATGCTGGAGCAGGAGCGGAGGAGAGCCGAGGACGAGGCGGCTCGTCTGGAGTCAGAGCGGCAGGCTGCCCTGCTGGCTAAAGAGGAGCTCGCCCGCCAGGCTGAGGACCAGAAGAAGGACCAGGAGCAGCTG GCTGCGGAGCTGGCAGAGCACTCAGCCAAGATCTCCGTGCTGGAGGAGGCCAAGAGAcgcaaggaggaggaggccgactCATGGCAGCTCAGG GCCCAGGAGGCTCAGGACGATCTGATCAAGACCAAAGAGGAGCTGCACATGGTGATGACGGCGCCCCcgccacctccccctccccccatgtACGACATGGACGACAACAGCGACAGCGAGGAGAACGCCAGCACGAACAGCGCCGACCTGCAGATGGAGGGCATCAACGACCACCGCAACGAGGAGGATCGCCTGACCGAGGCCGAGAAGAACGAGCGCGTGCAGAGCCAGCTGAAG